From a single Pseudorasbora parva isolate DD20220531a chromosome 17, ASM2467924v1, whole genome shotgun sequence genomic region:
- the LOC137045730 gene encoding cystatin: MLLTNGKCACSLEDCSRRLVVEVLLNRKLQSRIERAPTDMRVSWQVLVLLFLAGSSSLGKVHTVVSRPVPGALQNVSKNDTGVQRAVLTGTYSFNNKSNDAFLFKASSVDDAKIQVVKGIRYILEVEISRTMCRKMANNDDLSNCPFQRDSLLRQTFLCHFDVWSIPWMKKMSTSHFKCKSFDKF; encoded by the exons ATGCTCTTGACCAATGGGAAATGTGCCTGCTCTCTGGAGGACTGCAGCAGAAGGCTGGTGGTTGAAGTGTTGCTGAACAGGAAGTTGCAGAGTAGAATTGAGAGAGCTCCAACAGACATGAGGGTCTCTTGGCAGGTTCTTGTCTTGCTTTTCTTAGCAGGCTCAAGCTCACTCG GGAAAGTTCACACAGTCGTCAGCAGACCCGTCCCAGGAGCGCTGCAGAATGTCAGTAAGAATGACACTGGCGTGCAGAGGGCCGTCCTGACCGGAACCTACTCATTTAACAACAAGTCCAACGATGCTTTCCTGTTCAAAGCATCGTCTGTTGATGATGCGAAGATACAG GTAGTCAAAGGCATCCGCTACATTCTGGAAGTGGAGATCTCACGGACTATGTGCAGGAAGATGGCCAACAATGATGACCTCTCCAACTGTCCCTTTCAGAGAGATAGTCTGCTACGACAG ACATTCCTCTGCCACTTTGACGTGTGGTCCATTCCATGGATGAAGAAAATGTCAACTTCACATTTTAAGTGTAAATCTTTTGATAAATTCTGA